One Rhodothermus bifroesti DNA window includes the following coding sequences:
- a CDS encoding SufE family protein, with the protein MTKLESILALFQEADPEMRLALLLEFAERLPPLPAAYVPLRDAGLGMVHECQSPVFLLVELQEGCVRIYADAPREAPTPRGFIALLMEAFDGALPEQVLAAPEDLLYRLGIAPLLGMQRLRGLTGIYQKLRREVAEKATRGSGQQIRV; encoded by the coding sequence ATGACCAAGCTGGAAAGCATCCTAGCGTTGTTCCAGGAGGCCGATCCGGAAATGCGGCTGGCGCTGCTGTTGGAGTTTGCGGAACGGCTACCTCCGTTACCAGCAGCCTATGTGCCGCTTCGGGATGCTGGACTGGGCATGGTGCACGAGTGCCAGTCTCCGGTATTTTTGCTGGTTGAACTCCAGGAGGGGTGCGTGCGCATTTATGCTGACGCTCCGCGTGAGGCGCCCACCCCGCGTGGATTTATAGCGTTGCTTATGGAAGCTTTTGATGGCGCTTTGCCAGAGCAGGTCTTAGCCGCACCGGAAGACCTCTTGTATCGTTTAGGTATTGCTCCGCTGCTGGGCATGCAGCGGTTGCGAGGGCTGACGGGAATCTATCAAAAGCTACGACGCGAGGTGGCCGAAAAGGCGACTAGGGGGTCAGGACAGCAAATCAGGGTTTAG
- the dnaG gene encoding DNA primase encodes MRIPDETLAAIRASLDIVEVVGAYVPLKQRGSNYFGLCPFHQEKTPSFSVNPKLGIFKCFGCGAGGDVFAFIQQIEGVSFVEAVRLLAERAGIPLPQSEEAGEDEREPLFQALRFAARFYFTQLTHETSGKLARAYLKSRGVRPATAQRFGLGYAPKAWDALATAAVASGFRLEVFEQAGLVLPRRERGGFYDRFRHRLMFPIFSHVGKVVGFAGRLLEPDPEQPKYINSPETPVYQKGRVLYGLYQARHAIRKLEEAILVEGYTDVIALHQAGIEHTVATSGTALTLEQVRLLARYAKRILLLYDADPAGEQAALRSIDLCLAQGLPVYVVVLPAGEDPDSFVHQNSSEALQEYLERYRLDFISFRHQLARRQGMLDTPEGEAQLAREIVQSIARFPDPLLRETYLRRASEVLRLPEVRLFELLRVLSSTSLPSSSPPRIPSAPTSPPQPSQSLLPSEKLLLRLMLQEGRSMVAFVLGHMALAEFTEGPPRQLAARLLEQYEAGEPIDARPFLEGRYGAELQQVATDVMMDPYEPSEGWKRRGILVPRISDQAFEIAADAIVRLKLQRIDTVIHQLQQEQLRSQHDEARLREIMQQLITLQRLRQEISHRTFLNPDLLS; translated from the coding sequence ATGCGCATCCCGGATGAAACGCTTGCAGCCATCCGCGCCAGCCTTGACATCGTTGAGGTTGTTGGCGCGTACGTTCCGCTCAAGCAGCGGGGATCAAATTATTTTGGGTTGTGCCCTTTCCATCAGGAAAAAACCCCCTCTTTTAGTGTAAATCCCAAACTAGGGATCTTCAAGTGCTTTGGGTGTGGCGCAGGAGGGGATGTATTTGCTTTTATCCAGCAAATCGAAGGGGTGAGCTTTGTAGAGGCTGTGCGCCTCTTAGCGGAACGTGCTGGCATTCCGCTGCCCCAGAGTGAAGAAGCGGGCGAAGATGAACGCGAACCGCTGTTTCAGGCATTGCGCTTTGCAGCACGCTTTTATTTTACCCAGCTGACGCACGAAACATCGGGCAAGCTTGCCCGCGCTTATCTCAAAAGCCGAGGCGTTCGTCCAGCTACCGCGCAGCGTTTTGGATTAGGCTATGCCCCCAAAGCTTGGGATGCTTTAGCCACAGCAGCGGTCGCATCTGGCTTTCGCCTGGAGGTCTTTGAGCAGGCAGGCCTAGTGCTCCCCCGGCGCGAACGCGGCGGATTCTACGACCGCTTCCGACATCGACTGATGTTTCCGATCTTTTCGCACGTGGGCAAGGTGGTGGGATTTGCTGGGCGCCTTCTAGAGCCTGATCCTGAACAGCCTAAATACATTAATTCTCCTGAAACGCCAGTCTACCAAAAAGGACGGGTACTCTACGGCCTTTATCAAGCACGCCATGCTATTCGCAAGCTGGAAGAAGCCATTCTGGTCGAAGGCTACACAGACGTAATTGCCCTCCATCAAGCGGGTATTGAACACACCGTTGCCACCAGTGGCACCGCACTCACCTTAGAGCAGGTCCGGCTTTTAGCACGCTACGCCAAGCGCATACTGCTGCTTTACGATGCCGATCCGGCCGGTGAGCAAGCTGCACTACGCAGCATCGATCTATGTTTAGCGCAGGGCCTACCCGTCTATGTGGTGGTGCTGCCTGCCGGTGAAGACCCTGACTCGTTTGTACACCAAAACAGCAGCGAAGCCCTCCAAGAATACCTTGAGCGCTATCGTCTCGATTTTATTTCGTTTCGCCACCAACTGGCCCGACGCCAGGGCATGCTGGACACGCCAGAAGGCGAAGCCCAACTCGCCCGGGAAATCGTGCAATCTATTGCCCGCTTCCCTGATCCTCTCTTGCGGGAAACCTATCTTCGGCGCGCTTCCGAAGTGCTTCGCCTCCCTGAAGTGCGTTTGTTTGAACTTTTGCGTGTGCTTTCGTCCACTAGCCTACCTTCTTCCTCCCCCCCTCGCATACCTTCTGCACCGACTTCCCCTCCCCAGCCATCACAGTCCTTACTGCCTTCAGAAAAATTGCTGTTGCGCCTGATGCTCCAGGAAGGACGCTCTATGGTGGCTTTTGTCTTGGGTCATATGGCGCTCGCGGAGTTTACCGAAGGCCCTCCGCGACAGTTGGCAGCCCGCCTGCTAGAACAGTATGAGGCCGGGGAGCCTATCGACGCCCGCCCTTTTCTTGAGGGACGCTACGGTGCGGAACTGCAACAAGTAGCCACCGATGTCATGATGGATCCTTATGAGCCTTCCGAGGGCTGGAAGCGGCGCGGCATTCTCGTACCCCGTATTTCTGACCAAGCCTTTGAAATTGCTGCCGACGCTATCGTGCGGCTAAAGCTGCAACGCATCGACACGGTTATCCACCAGCTCCAACAAGAACAGTTGCGGTCGCAACACGATGAAGCGCGCCTGCGCGAAATCATGCAACAACTCATTACCTTGCAGCGGCTCCGACAGGAGATCAGCCATCGAACTTTTCTAAACCCTGATTTGCTGTCCTGA
- a CDS encoding aminotransferase class V-fold PLP-dependent enzyme, with protein sequence MMSTQSPKLAALRRLFPHTQAQIYLNHAATGPLSRPVVRAVQRYLWQRHQGPIDNYAELEAIVQETRRLVAQLLGTSPDRIAFAPSTSAALGLLAQGLDWKPGDRIAIPACEFPANVFPFLNLQRKGVVVDFIPHRNGTFTVEDVARVLTPRTRLVTLSWVQFLSGFCADLSAIAALCHERGIWLSVDAIQGLGALPLNVEVSGVDFLASGTHKWLMGLQGLALCYVRPELQAVLHPPAGWLHGPVDWEHLTDYRLIFYPDARRYETGTLNQTALVALHAALRLHLAAGPAWCARRVLALQQRLGEGLEQLGLTRYGSADPAHASGIISVQHPQAQALALALQRRHIVVSVRNGMLRFSPTYYNSMQEIDLTLEAVADFLGKRKRSRNAK encoded by the coding sequence ATGATGTCAACCCAAAGCCCTAAGCTAGCCGCGCTGCGACGGCTTTTTCCGCACACGCAAGCGCAAATTTACCTCAACCACGCGGCAACCGGTCCGCTCAGTCGACCCGTAGTGCGTGCTGTTCAGCGTTATCTCTGGCAACGCCATCAAGGCCCGATCGACAACTATGCTGAGCTAGAGGCTATTGTGCAGGAAACCCGAAGGTTGGTAGCGCAGCTGCTGGGCACCTCGCCCGATCGCATCGCTTTTGCCCCCAGCACGTCGGCTGCTTTAGGACTGCTTGCACAGGGGTTGGATTGGAAGCCAGGAGACCGGATTGCTATCCCTGCCTGCGAATTTCCAGCAAATGTATTTCCGTTTCTCAATTTGCAACGCAAAGGCGTTGTGGTCGATTTTATTCCTCATCGCAACGGTACGTTTACGGTTGAGGATGTTGCCCGTGTGTTAACACCCCGAACACGTCTGGTTACGCTAAGTTGGGTGCAGTTTCTGTCGGGGTTCTGTGCAGACCTTTCGGCTATTGCAGCGCTTTGCCACGAACGGGGCATCTGGCTTAGTGTCGATGCCATTCAGGGCTTGGGCGCACTGCCCTTAAACGTGGAGGTATCGGGGGTCGATTTTCTGGCCAGTGGCACGCATAAGTGGCTTATGGGATTGCAAGGGCTAGCTCTTTGCTACGTGCGGCCCGAGTTGCAAGCCGTGTTACATCCGCCCGCGGGCTGGTTGCACGGTCCTGTTGATTGGGAGCACCTAACGGACTATCGGCTTATCTTTTATCCAGATGCGCGTCGCTACGAAACCGGCACACTAAATCAAACTGCCCTGGTTGCGCTACATGCTGCTTTGCGACTACACCTAGCTGCGGGACCTGCGTGGTGTGCGCGGCGCGTGCTCGCATTGCAGCAGCGCTTAGGTGAAGGACTGGAGCAATTGGGTTTGACCCGCTACGGTAGTGCTGATCCTGCGCACGCTTCTGGGATCATTAGCGTGCAGCATCCACAGGCCCAGGCATTAGCGCTTGCGCTGCAACGCCGGCATATTGTGGTTTCAGTACGCAATGGCATGCTTCGCTTTTCTCCTACCTACTACAACAGCATGCAAGAAATCGATCTTACGCTTGAGGCCGTAGCAGACTTTTTGGGCAAACGCAAACGGTCGCGTAATGCAAAATAA
- a CDS encoding TonB-dependent receptor domain-containing protein yields MWTRAALWGLLLGAWLTGAAQAQDRTAGPPILARLSGQVLDASTNKPVETATIAVWRSSDSTLVTGAVTDAQGRFAIEGLRPGRYYVTISFVGYQRQVISDVTLRPPAALQVDLGVIRLTPDTALLQEVQVTAEREAVEIGIDRIVYNTREQLVSVGGAAVDVLRNIPSVEIDVEGRISLRGNQNVAILINGRPSALQGETLTRFLEGLPADAIERVEIIPNPSAKYEPDGMAGLINIVLRQNQDLGLGGNLTLGAGTQDTYNASGTLTYQRNRINLTTNYGFRTGNRPVEGERFRENRYEDPLTYLEQLDRGTFNRYAHNLNATLEYSLNRISTLGASALLSFRGGSQDSRALYQNLDASQNLLSQYERRVDGRRNDFNMDYRLFFRRVVDPSKHELNAELRFERERDDELEHYVQQALSLEGDPTQLLQRERNEQDERESTLSLQIDYMRPLSDRLRLEAGYKGSLNQNDYAQSYEIFSNNPRRLANNFRYTLEQHAAYGIVNYDAGVFGVQLGLRAEQARTEFVQKTLGETYQKDYFSLFPSVFLSFRPVQTHQFRLSYSKRINRPNTWQLNPLSDYDDPLFRRQGNPYLDPEYTHAFELSYSWISPALTLTLTPYYRYTVDVIRWYETLDPSSGVSIVTFKNLASRDDWGVETVGTFRLGNRLNAFASLNVFRVTTDGSNVDTDLGSDAIGWSTRLNTTMTLMPGLALQFSYFYSSPLDVERGRISGRSMADLALRQQFLNNQASLSVRISDLFNTMRFEGVREDALFYQRFTRSWNAQQVFLTFTYNFGHQGNRRSQRRQMENGENNRPEDIEGVFMGQ; encoded by the coding sequence ATGTGGACGCGGGCTGCACTTTGGGGATTGCTTTTGGGGGCCTGGCTGACCGGAGCGGCACAGGCTCAGGATCGTACAGCTGGTCCCCCAATTTTGGCGCGTCTTTCTGGGCAGGTGCTGGATGCCTCGACCAACAAACCGGTTGAAACGGCCACCATTGCCGTGTGGCGAAGCAGCGATTCCACATTGGTTACAGGTGCGGTAACCGATGCGCAGGGACGTTTTGCTATCGAAGGGCTACGCCCTGGCCGCTATTATGTAACCATCAGCTTTGTAGGCTATCAGCGGCAGGTGATCTCGGACGTCACCTTGCGGCCACCTGCGGCCTTGCAGGTTGATTTAGGGGTAATTCGTCTGACACCTGATACCGCTTTACTGCAGGAAGTGCAGGTTACCGCTGAGCGCGAAGCAGTGGAGATCGGCATCGATCGTATCGTCTACAATACCCGGGAGCAACTGGTCAGCGTTGGGGGTGCAGCCGTCGACGTGCTGCGTAACATTCCTTCGGTAGAGATCGATGTCGAAGGCCGCATTAGCCTACGCGGGAATCAAAACGTGGCCATCCTGATTAACGGTCGGCCTTCTGCCCTTCAGGGCGAAACCTTAACCCGCTTTCTGGAAGGACTCCCTGCGGATGCGATCGAGCGTGTGGAAATCATCCCCAACCCCTCGGCCAAGTACGAACCAGACGGCATGGCCGGACTGATCAACATTGTACTGCGGCAAAATCAAGACTTAGGCTTAGGTGGCAACCTTACCCTGGGGGCAGGTACGCAAGATACCTACAACGCTTCTGGAACGCTTACCTACCAGCGTAACCGGATTAACCTAACCACAAACTACGGCTTTCGCACGGGCAATCGCCCTGTTGAAGGCGAACGTTTTCGTGAAAACCGCTACGAGGACCCACTCACCTATTTAGAACAGCTCGACCGGGGCACGTTTAACCGTTACGCCCACAACCTCAACGCCACGCTAGAATACAGCCTAAACCGTATCAGCACGCTAGGCGCTTCCGCACTGCTTAGTTTTCGCGGCGGCAGCCAAGATAGTCGCGCGCTTTACCAAAACTTGGACGCCTCCCAAAACCTGCTATCCCAATATGAACGGCGTGTAGACGGCCGCCGCAACGACTTCAACATGGACTACCGCCTCTTTTTCCGGCGCGTCGTCGACCCTTCCAAACATGAACTTAACGCAGAGCTGCGCTTCGAGCGCGAACGCGACGACGAGCTCGAGCACTACGTGCAGCAGGCCCTGTCGCTCGAAGGAGATCCAACCCAACTGCTCCAGCGGGAACGCAACGAGCAGGACGAACGCGAATCTACGCTTTCGCTGCAGATCGACTATATGCGCCCGCTCAGCGATCGGCTGCGCTTAGAAGCTGGCTATAAAGGCAGCCTAAACCAAAATGACTACGCGCAAAGCTATGAGATCTTCTCGAACAACCCGCGTCGTCTTGCCAATAACTTTCGCTATACCTTGGAACAGCACGCCGCCTATGGCATCGTGAATTACGATGCCGGGGTCTTTGGCGTACAGCTAGGTCTACGGGCCGAGCAGGCACGCACCGAGTTTGTGCAGAAAACATTGGGGGAAACCTACCAAAAAGATTATTTCAGCCTCTTCCCAAGCGTTTTTCTGAGCTTCCGCCCAGTGCAAACGCATCAGTTTCGCCTAAGCTACAGTAAGCGGATCAACCGTCCCAATACCTGGCAGCTCAATCCACTGAGCGATTACGACGATCCCTTATTCCGGCGCCAAGGTAACCCTTATCTTGATCCAGAATACACCCATGCTTTTGAGCTGAGCTACTCGTGGATCTCGCCTGCCTTGACGCTCACGCTCACCCCCTACTATCGCTACACCGTGGACGTCATCCGGTGGTACGAAACACTAGATCCGTCGAGCGGCGTTTCCATTGTAACGTTCAAAAACTTGGCTTCTCGGGACGACTGGGGGGTTGAAACCGTAGGCACGTTCCGTTTAGGCAATCGACTGAATGCTTTTGCTAGCCTCAACGTTTTCCGCGTTACTACCGATGGAAGCAACGTCGACACAGACCTGGGCAGCGATGCCATTGGATGGAGCACGCGGCTCAACACCACCATGACGCTGATGCCTGGCCTAGCACTGCAGTTCTCCTACTTCTACAGCTCGCCGCTCGATGTAGAACGCGGCCGCATCTCTGGCCGCTCCATGGCCGACCTAGCGCTACGTCAGCAATTCCTCAACAACCAAGCTAGCCTTAGCGTACGCATTAGCGATCTGTTCAACACGATGCGCTTTGAAGGCGTGCGGGAAGACGCACTCTTTTACCAGCGCTTTACGCGGAGCTGGAACGCCCAGCAGGTGTTTCTGACCTTTACGTACAACTTCGGTCATCAGGGCAACCGGCGTTCGCAGCGACGCCAGATGGAAAACGGGGAAAACAATCGCCCAGAGGATATCGAAGGCGTGTTCATGGGACAGTAA
- a CDS encoding sensor histidine kinase, which produces MVQMRQGWWRSWWGTAVVIWLFWTFLAVLVATGKLLDPRLAAHSAALVQRQVLHVFSEFYSWALLTPFIFWISRRLTFDRPHWGRRLLMHGAIGVGVALLMEIWVDFLYFYVYQLPWRRGPFDLFAGIRHFWFINELVTYFAVLAAGFARDYFIRYQQRQEETIRLRAQAADLQARLTEARLQALRMQLNPHFLFNTLHAISALVERDPRGVRHMIARLSELLRYALDESATQEVPLSQELRFLEGYLEIQQIRFQGRLAVQKEIASDVLEALVPTLILQPLVENAVKHGVGQLEGPGQITLKAWREKDYLCLSVRDNGPGFAGNGRWREGLGLRNTRARLEGLYGEAYQMVLREALEGGLEVCIRLPYHTQADLRVVAHADV; this is translated from the coding sequence ATGGTGCAAATGCGGCAGGGATGGTGGCGCAGCTGGTGGGGCACAGCCGTTGTGATTTGGCTGTTTTGGACGTTTTTGGCGGTGCTGGTAGCTACCGGCAAGCTCCTGGACCCACGTCTGGCGGCGCATAGTGCTGCCTTGGTGCAGCGGCAGGTGTTGCATGTTTTCTCTGAGTTTTATAGTTGGGCTTTGCTAACCCCGTTTATTTTTTGGATCAGCCGTCGGTTGACGTTCGACCGACCGCATTGGGGAAGGCGGTTGCTAATGCATGGGGCAATTGGGGTGGGTGTGGCTTTGCTGATGGAGATTTGGGTGGATTTCTTGTATTTCTATGTGTATCAGCTGCCTTGGCGACGTGGGCCATTTGACTTGTTTGCGGGCATTCGGCACTTTTGGTTCATTAACGAGCTAGTGACCTATTTTGCGGTGCTCGCTGCTGGTTTTGCCCGGGATTATTTTATTCGTTACCAGCAGCGTCAAGAAGAGACAATTCGGCTTCGGGCGCAAGCTGCCGACTTGCAAGCGCGCCTGACCGAAGCCCGGCTCCAAGCCTTGCGGATGCAACTAAACCCGCATTTTTTGTTTAACACGCTGCATGCCATCTCGGCGTTGGTTGAGCGGGATCCTCGAGGGGTACGGCACATGATTGCGCGTTTGAGTGAACTGCTGCGCTACGCTCTGGATGAAAGTGCCACGCAAGAGGTTCCTTTGTCTCAAGAATTGCGCTTCTTAGAAGGGTATCTCGAAATTCAGCAAATCCGTTTTCAGGGCCGCTTAGCGGTGCAAAAAGAAATTGCGTCGGATGTGCTGGAAGCCCTAGTGCCTACGCTCATTTTGCAGCCATTGGTCGAAAATGCGGTCAAGCATGGCGTTGGGCAGCTAGAAGGTCCAGGCCAGATTACACTGAAAGCTTGGCGTGAAAAGGATTATTTATGCCTCAGCGTTCGCGACAATGGTCCCGGTTTTGCAGGAAATGGGCGGTGGCGGGAGGGGTTGGGGCTGCGCAATACGCGAGCGCGGCTTGAGGGGCTCTACGGTGAGGCTTATCAGATGGTGTTGCGTGAAGCCCTCGAGGGGGGGCTGGAAGTCTGCATCCGGCTACCGTATCATACCCAGGCTGATTTGCGCGTAGTCGCTCATGCCGATGTCTGA